One region of Pleuronectes platessa chromosome 18, fPlePla1.1, whole genome shotgun sequence genomic DNA includes:
- the LOC128461373 gene encoding elongation factor 1-alpha, protein MGKEKFHINIVVIGHVDSGKSTSTGHLIYKCGGIDKRTIEKFEKEAAEMGKGSFKYAWVLDKLKAERERGITIDIALWKFETTRYCVTIIDAPGHRDFIKNMITGTSQADCAVLIVAAGVGEFEAGISKNGQTREHALLAFTLGVKQLIVGVNKMDSTEPPYSQSRFEEITKEVSTYIKKIGYNPAAVAFVPISGWHGDNMIETSEKMSWYKGWKVERKEANGSGTTLLEALDSILPPSRPTDKALRLPLQDVYKIGGIGTVPVGRVETGVIKPGMLVTFAPPNLTTEVKSVEMHHESMPEALPGDNVGFNIKNVSVKEIRRGYVAGDSKNDPPKAAASFNAQVIILNHPGQINEGYAPVLDCHTAHIACKFKELIEKIDRRSGKKLEDSPKFVKSGDAAIVKLVPQKPMVVESFSNYAPLGRFAVRDMRQTVAVGVIKSVDNKDISGKTTKAAEKAQKKK, encoded by the exons ATGGGAAAGGAAAAGTTCCACATTAACATCGTGGTCATTGGCCATGTCGACTCCGGCAAGTCCACCTCCACCGGCCACTTGATCTACAAGTGCGGCGGAATCGACAAGAGGACCATCGAGAAGTTCGAGAAGGAAGCCGCCGAG ATGGGCAAGGGCTCCTTCAAGTACGCCTGGGTGCTGGACAAGCTGAAGGCCGAGCGTGAGCGTGGTATCACCATCGACATCGCTCTGTGGAAGTTTGAGACCACAAGGTACTGCGTGACCATCATTGATGCTCCTGGACACAGGGACTTCATCAAGAACATGATCACTGGAACCTCTCAG GCTGACTGCGCGGTGCTGATCGTTGCTGCCGGTGTGGGTGAGTTCGAGGCTGGTATCTCCAAGAACGGCCAGACCCGCGAGCACGCCCTGCTGGCCTTCACCCTCGGCGTGAAGCAGCTCATCGTTGGTGTCAACAAGATGGACTCCACCGAGCCCCCTTACTCCCAGTCCCGTTTCGAGGAGATCACCAAGGAAGTGAGCACCTACATCAAGAAGATCGGCTACAACCCCGCCGCTGTTGCCTTTGTCCCCATCTCTGGATGGCACGGAGACAACATGATCGAGACTAGTGAAAAG ATGAGCTGGTACAAAGGATGGAAGGTTGAGCGCAAGGAGGCTAATGGCAGTGGAACCACACTGCTAGAAGCCCTGGACTCCATCCTGCCTCCTTCCCGCCCCACAGACAAGGCTCTCCGTCTGCCCCTGCAGGATGTCTACAAAATCGGAG gtATTGGAACTGTACCCGTCGGTCGTGTTGAGACTGGGGTCATTAAGCCCGGTATGCTCGTCACCTTCGCTCCCCCCAACCTGACCACTGAGGTTAAGTCTGTGGAGATGCACCACGAGTCGATGCCCGAGGCTCTCCCCGGTGACAACGTTGGCTTCAACATCAAGAACGTGTCCGTGAAGGAAATCCGTCGTGGGTACGTTGCTGGAGACAGCAAGAACGACCCACCCAAGGCTGCTGCCAGCTTCAACGCCCAG GTCATCATCCTGAACCACCCTGGCCAGATCAACGAGGGTTACGCCCCCGTGCTGGATTGCCACACAGCTCACATTGCTTGCAAGTTCAAGGAGCTCATCGAGAAGATTGACCGTCGTTCCGGCAAGAAGCTTGAGGACAGCCCCAAGTTTGTCAAGTCTGGAGATGCTGCCATTGTCAAGCTTGTCCCCCAGAAGCCCATGGTTGTGGAGTCCTTCTCCAACTATGCTCCCCTCG GTCGTTTCGCTGTGCGTGACATGAGGCAGACAGTGGCTGTCGGTGTCATCAAGTCAGTTGACAACAAGGATATTTCTGGAAAGACCACCAAGGCTGCTGAGAAAGcccagaagaagaaatga
- the si:ch1073-513e17.1 gene encoding sialin has product MPRSNGFSINAASSDESEDVEDVEDVEDVEDVEPLIETDAVPPQCCSARLNLAVLMFFGFSVVYGLRVNLSVAMVVMVNTTEPTPAPNTSIVHACPMPAGMENASDTFPQPDGVPQYPWDSETQGWLLGAFFFGYLCTQIPGGYLAGLYGGKFFMGLGVLGTAALTLLTPMAAQLGVTWMFALRALEGFGEGVTFPAMMAMWARWAPPLERSSLMTMSGSGANFGAFVALPLTGLICQTLGWPAVFYLCGGAGCLWAVFWFLLVSDEPHTHPRISEEERDYIIKSIGPQGTGHGWSVPVLPMMLSVPLWAIIVTQMCANWSYYTLLTSLPTYMNNILHFDLKSNAFLSALPYLGGWLLSTLSGFVADGLIERRLLSVTAVRKLFTITGLLFPAAFLVAVAYAGCSHVLTVTFLTLSITTGGVSAAGVFINQIDIAPRYAGFLLGITNTFGTIPGVVAPIATGYFTKHHTLAGWQTVFWVAAGINAGGAIVYAIFGSGKIQQWAVTEEERAEEEGKRSRSISA; this is encoded by the exons ATGCCGCGATCAAATGGCTTCTCCATCAACGCAGCGTCTTCAGACGAGAGCGAGGACGTGGAGGACGTGGAGGACGTGGAGGACGTGGAGGACGTGGAGCCGCTCATCGAGACAGACGCAG TTCCTCCTCAGTGCTGCTCCGCTCGGCTCAACCTCGCCGTGCTCATGTTCTTCGGGTTCTCCGTGGTCTACGGCCTCCGCGTCAACCTCAGTGTGGCcatggtggtgatggtgaacACCACCGAGCCCACGCCGGCCCCGAACACCTCCATCGTGCACGCGTGTCCGATGCCGGCTGGGATGGAAAACGCCAGCGACACGTTCCCACAACCAGACGGG GTCCCTCAGTATCCCTGGGACTCGGAGACTCAGGGCTGGCTCCTGGGGGCCTTCTTCTTCGGCTACCTGTGCACGCAGATCCCGGGGGGTTACCTGGCCGGTCTCTACGGGGGGAAGTTCTTCATGGGTTTGGGTGTGCTGGGCACGGCagccctcaccctcctcacccccaTGGCCGCTCAGCTGGGTGTGACCTGGATGTTTGCACTGCGAGCGCTGGAGGGCTTTGGCGAG GGTGTCACGTTCCCGGCCATGATGGCGATGTGGGCTCGCTGGGCCCCCCCACTGGAGCGCTCTAGCCTGATGACCATGTCGGGATCCGGAGCAAACTTCGGAGCCTTTGTGGCTCTGCCGCTCACGGGCTTGATCTGCCAGACGCTGGGCTGGCCCGCTGTGTTCTACCTCTGTG gagGAGCCGGCTGCCTTTGGGCCGTCTTCTGGTTTCTTCTGGTGTCAGACGAGCCTCACACACATCCTCGAATcagcgaggaggagagagattaCATCATAAAGTCTATTGGGCCTCAG GGCACAGGTCACGGCTGGTCCGTCCCCGTGCTGCCCATGATGCTGTCCGTCCCCCTGTGGGCCATCATCGTCACCCAGATGTGTGCCAACTGGTCCTACTACACCCTGCTCACCTCCCTGCCCACTTACATGAACAACATCCTGCACTTTGACCTCAAATCG AATGCCTTCCTGTCCGCTCTGCCGTACCTCGGGGGCTGGCTGCTCTCCACGCTGTCGGGCTTCGTGGCTGACGGCCTCATCGAGAGGCGGCTGCTCAGCGTCACCGCCGTGCGCAAACTCTTCACCATCACAG GTCTGTTGTttcccgcagctttcctcgtgGCTGTGGCGTACGCCGGCTGCAGCCACGTCCTCACCGTCACCTTCCTCACCCTCTCCATCACCACCGGTGGGGTCAGCGCCGCCGGAGTCTTCATCAATCAGATAGACATCGCCCCTCG GTACGCAGGGTTTCTTCTGGGAATCACCAACACGTTCGGGACCATCCCCGGTGTCGTGGCACCGATAGCGACCGGGTACTTCACCAAACAT CACACGCTGGCCGGCTGGCAGACGGTGTTCTGGGTCGCGGCCGGGATCAACGCCGGCGGCGCCATCGTCTACGCGATATTCGGCAGCGGGAAGATTCAGCAGTGGGCCgtcacggaggaggagagggcggaggaggaggggaagaggagcaggTCCATCTCAGCATAG
- the LOC128461372 gene encoding elongation factor 1-alpha, with amino-acid sequence MGKEKIHINIVVIGHVDSGKSTTTGHLIYKCGGIDKRTIEKFEKEAAEMGKGSFKYAWVLDKLKAERERGITIDIALWKFETARYYVTIIDAPGHRDFIKNMITGTSQADCAVLIVAAGVGEFEAGISKNGQTREHALLAYTLGVKQLIVGINKMDSTEPPYSQKRFEEITKEVSTYIKKIGYNPATVGFVPISGWHGDNMLEASEKMSWFKGWKVERKEGGASGVTLLEALDSILPPSRPTDKALRLPLQDVYKIGGIGTVPVGRVETGILKPGMVVTFAPPNLTTEVKSVEMHHESLPEALPGDNVGFNIKNVSVKEIRRGNVAGDSKNDPPMAADNFSAQVIILNHPGQISQGYAPVLDCHTAHIACKFSELKEKIDRRSGKKLEDNPKALKSGDAAIIVMVPGKPMCVESFSQYPPLGRFAVRDMRQTVAVGVIKSVEKKLASGGKVTKSAQKAEKKK; translated from the exons atgggaaaagaaaagatccACATCAACATCGTGGTCATCGGCCATGTCGACTCCGGCAAGTCCACGACCACCGGGCACCTGATCTACAAGTGCGGGGGAATCGACAAGAGGACCATCGAGAAGTTCGAGAAGGAAGCTGCCGAG ATGGGCAAGGGCTCCTTCAAGTACGCCTGGGTGCTAGACAAGCTGAAGGCCGAGCGTGAGCGTGGTATCACCATCGACATCGCTCTGTGGAAGTTTGAGACCGCAAGGTACTACGTGACCATCATTGATGCTCCTGGACACAGGGACTTCATCAAGAACATGATCACTGGAACCTCTCAG gctgACTGCGCCGTGCTTATCGTTGCTGCTGGTGTTGGAGAGTTCGAGGCTGGTATCTCCAAGAACGGTCAGACCCGTGAGCACGCCCTGCTGGCCTACACCCTGGGTGTGAAGCAGCTCATTGTTGGCATCAACAAGATGGACTCCACCGAGCCCCCTTACAGCCAGAAGCGTTTTGAGGAGATCACCAAGGAAGTGAGCACCTACATCAAGAAGATCGGCTACAACCCCGCCACTGTTGGCTTTGTCCCCATCTCTGGGTGGCACGGAGACAACATGCTGGAGGCCAGTGAGAAG ATGAGCTGGTTCAAGGGTTGGAAGGTTGAGCGTAAAGAGGGCGGTGCCTCTGGTGTTACCCTGCTGGAGGCTCTTGACTCCATCCTGCCCCCTAGCCGCCCCACCGACAAGGCCCTGCGTTTGCCTCTGCAGGACGTCTACAAAATTGGCG gtATTGGAACTGTACCCGTCGGCCGTGTTGAGACCGGGATCCTGAAGCCCGGCATGGTCGTGACCTTCGCTCCCCCCAACCTGACCACTGAGGTCAAGTCTGTGGAGATGCACCACGAGTCTCTGCCTGAAGCTCTCCCCGGTGACAACGTGGGCTTCAACATCAAGAACGTGTCCGTGAAGGAGATCCGTCGTGGAAACGTGGCCGGTGACAGCAAGAACGACCCGCCCATGGCTGCTGATAACTTCTCTGCTCAG GTCATCATCCTGAACCACCCCGGACAGATCTCACAGGGTTACGCCCCCGTACTGGATTGCCACACTGCTCACATCGCCTGCAAGTTCAGCGAGCTCAAGGAGAAGATCGACCGTCGTTCCGGCAAGAAGCTTGAGGACAACCCCAAGGCTCTCAAGTCTGGAGATGCCGCCATCATCGTCATGGTGCCTGGAAAACCCATGTGTGTTGAGAGCTTCTCCCAGTATCCCCCACTGG GTCGCTTTGCTGTGCGAGACATGCGGCAGACCGTGGCCGTCGGTGTCATCAAGTCTGTGGAGAAGAAACTTGCCTCCGGTGGAAAGGTCACCAAGTCTGCACAGAAGGCCGAGAAGAAGAAATGA